Genomic window (Vitis riparia cultivar Riparia Gloire de Montpellier isolate 1030 chromosome 4, EGFV_Vit.rip_1.0, whole genome shotgun sequence):
ttttatggatttttttaaatataatatttttactcaAAACTTATGACTCATGCCCAACATGATGAAGTTATACTTCGACAATGTAAGGTTTTAAATATCTGAGTATATTCTTGATATATATTCTATATATCcaatatctcaaaattttaagatattttgtcgacatttcaccattttttttgcgctttaacaaatattttatcgATATTTCTGGATATCTTATaggttttttgatttttttcaaaattttcattattaatacatttaaattaaaatgtatcataattcttatattaaatatattttaaaattaaaattaaatatgttattgtAATATCAttataaagtaatatataatacaacttaataataaatatacacttataaaatttatatattttactaatacaaaaaatattattatcaaatatgacaaataatatatatcaatttttttaaaaaaaaaaaactttaaaatgctTATATGTacttcttatataatttttaaaatttttattacatcATCGATGTTTTATCTTAAAGATAAAACATCGATtaatatctctctctctctctgattattgatattttcatcatcatcatttttcatatattcataaaatccatccgtaattatgatattttcatattatttagtAATCGGTATTTTCATCGTACCTTCTATGCAACTTTGCTTTTGTCACATGGCATAGAAGAATAAACACCAACATTTCACCGACTAGCTTATGACTCCTTCTAGGTCAAGCAAGTGATCTAAATTTGGATCTTGTTTGTTATCGACTTTTGATAAATTGAActcttttttaaattcaataagaaTTTTCACACATGGTtgactaattttattcaaagacttatatctttaaaaagaataatcttaatatgaaaagtaataaaaaGATCACTTTTTATAGAAATTCTATTTTGGTTTATGGAAAAAGTTATGTTACCATACAAATATTACCTATTTCTGCTAATATTCCATTTCTACTCCAACTTCCAACTAAAGCCAAAACAGGAAATTATCCAAACAAAGTCTTAATTGCTCACCATGATAAAACAGGTACTAAAAATACACTCTACCTTTCTACCTAAATAACCTATAACCAAGCTATGGCCTAATTCTATTGAAATGGTATTTCAGTACATTTGTTGAACTATAGTCTTTTCACATGCAGATGATCAAATAACGGTCAAGCTACAAGTGGATCAAATTCTTGAAACAGTAAGTACCGAGAAGGAACCATCCAACAAGAAGGAAGGTGAAGAAAGCCAAGAAAGTTAAGAAGGTCAAGCCCCCAAAGAAGAGTCCAAGAGCGGACACTATGGCAAATGGTAAGAAAGATTTTACCATAGATGTTGTGCTCACCCAGCGACCTTTGAGGAAAATGAGAGCTGCAAGATTCACCACATTCCAACCACCATCATAAAAGCCCAATCTGTTCAGATTATTTGCCACAAAGGAGTGGCAGTTGCAAGTAAAAAGGTTGTAAGATCGGTGTTGGAATTCCTGTGTGCTCTTCCGCAGTGCATCATCCCATGTCAATATGTCTGTCTCAGTTTCATCCTGTCCACGTCCATTCTCCCTTCTGTATGGAGCAGGATGATGAGGAGAAATGCAGCACTGTTGGCCAGAATTTCAAGgaacataaaaaaagaaaaagttaggAATGAgcagaaataaattgaaaaacatCTAGAGGACAAGGCAGAGTTCATGTATAGCTAATTCTCAAATATCATCAGCACAGCACTGCATCAAAGTACATAGGGGCCTTCCAATCATTTTGCTAAGGAAGCAAAACACATTTTCACAATTGACCTGCTTCTCTATTCAGTAAAAATGGCACCTCAAATAAGAGATGGAATTGAATTTCAACAATTAGCACACAAAGCATTGGATCGAGGTGCAAAGAGACCCTGCAATCATTTCATTGAACAAGCAAAACACATCCTAACTATTGACTCTCCTTGTCTCTTTCCTATGGTATGCAGGCCAACTACTAGCTTCTCCATTTGGTGAAACAATATCAGTGAGCGCCCTAAACACATGTGTGCCAACTGCCTGCGGATGGCAAGCTGGTAGGTACAATAACtgtttcaaaaatgaaattaggcACACGTACCTTTTCTTTGCTAATTTGGATATAACGGGTCACTGCTCCAAAGGCAAAATTATCTACACAGACAAAATTGGGCCCTGCAAAGTCCAAGATTACCCCATCCTCTCTGCATATGCCAATGTGGCCAATGAAAGGAATCAACCATGATATGACAGGAAGAGGGGTCCACACAATGCAGCATGGAAACCGAGCTCGTCTTGGGTCAATTTGCATCATTTGTGAAACACTTCTTTCGATCATCATATGATCCTCAGGATCTGCATTAGCGTCCATGGCCAAAGCTGCACAATGATGAACTGTCTCAAACTCTCAATAAATGAGCCCTCATGAAAGCAAATGCAGTTTATCCTTGATATATTCCATTTTCAATGATCATTtgtcatataatatttaaaccaaaaatGTTAAGCATCACAGGGCCTAAAATTTAACCTATGCTACTAGTCCGAATGACTCGTTGTTTCCTAAAAACCATATCCACTGAAGCACATTTTGCACATGTAAGGATGTTTGCTTAACATGTCACAAGAAATCTGCCCATATACAGTAGTCCTTATCCATGGAATACTAAGACTAATGTAGATCGAATCCTTTTAAAGACACCTGAAGAACAGGGGAAAGAGGGCTTGGTTCAAATGTTCAACCATTCTTCCTAAAAGATTGACAAGACCTCAACAATCCACCTGTAATGCATTTGGTATAGCAATTTTCCTCACCAAGACAAAGTCAACGAAATAGCACAATTTCATATCCATGAATGCAATTTACAAAAACCAATTTTTGCAGAGACAGCCCAGATTGGATGCGTGACTCTCATACAAAATGATACCCAATTTCTAAGTATAGCAAATTAGgcttattaaaatatgtttgaattACTCTGTGCTTCGAATTTGTCATCAATCTGAAAATGTGCTAAATCGTGAGTCAATACAGCAAAACCCCAAAAGCATTAAGAAACGGAACTCACTGTTACTTCATCCAAACAAGGTGAAATCAAAGGAGTCCGTTTGATTCCCGGGAAGTcgcaagaaagaaatgaaaacttaGGATCTTACAAGAAGATTAGGTTGAATAGGCAGATGCAAGATTCGAAGTTTTgcttttccttgattttttttcgcCTACTATTATCGGAACCAAACAGgatgaaaaaccaaataattatTTGTGTGAATCTTGATGTGGAACAGAAATGATAAACCCTAAATCAAAAGAATACCTGCTGCAACCAGAAGAACGGAGACGACACTGCAGAGAGAGTTCTGAATTTGGTGGATGTCATCAACTCATCAGTCATCACTCAATTGTTTTGCCATGCTGGTGGCCCAGTTTCCTATTAGTTGGGCTTCAAACATATGTGTGAGGTTAACGACCCCAGCTGCATCACTAATGGGCCTGTCCCAGCCAGCCCAAATCCAATCCACACCAGCTGAATAAAAATCTTCTAGCAGGAAAGAAGGGCACAATAACATATGGCCATATAACTTCATTGATAAAACCAGAgatttcctcatattttttagttctttCATGCATGTAAATATTGCATTTGTAGATTCATTGATTGATACATGCATTTTCCAGTTCATATTCGTATATATCCTGATGATATTAATTAGATTAATCTAAAACTATGTTTGGTAGGTAGGAAAGTGGAGTAAGAATGAAtagttcatttattttctttctattcctaatattagataatttaaatgaagatgagaatttaataaaaataatttaagtaaaaataaagtcTGGGATTTCAATTGATCTAATTGAAATCAtgtagaatattttaaaattattattttactccTTAATTTCTATTAGGTTTGTATagttttttatggttaatttttatttattgaatatgtattatttttcttaatcttattatttagtaaaaaaaatctcaaaatatatttttttaaataaaaaatattttaaagtatgTATAAGggtattattatcaatttatttatttatttattcattctcattCATATTGGTATCaaggaaatgaaaacaaatattaattccAATGTTAGATTTTTAATTGCGAAGAATTGCAATaatcaaatttattcttatttaagaataaataaaaaataaaaacaaaatatcaatatcTATAGGGTCAAACCTCCACATCAAGGTAATACGTTATATCCCATGAGATTATGGATCAAACAGAAAAAAACTCCTATAGGGCCAAACAAACCTTCACATCCGGTCGGGAATCGACTTTAATTAGGGATGACAACATGACAGGTTTGGGATGGGCCGTCTCCATCCCAATCTTGCtctgtttatttaaaataattctcatcattatctcatttaaaaaattaaataggacAGGACGGGTACATGAAATTCTCATACCCGTCCTACctcgtttaactttttttttttataaaaaaaattacttttaaaatttttaattacattaaaataaatatattttataaataattaatataatcatatttttatcacttattttattattatctatatattaaaaatagtaaaattaaaattaaaaataatttaattttaaaatttaattttatatataattgggatgGGACGAGACAAGACAATACCCAAACCTATCACAAATCCATgatgggttttaaaaaaattctcaaacatGTCCTAAACTCatttagttaaaatttaaaTCCGTCCCATTAGGGGTCAGACAAGGAGGGTACCAAAAAAAGTCTATTCTATTGTCATCCCTAAtgttgataccatttgtaacaaccTGCATCTAttcatatagatattgtctgctttaTACCCAAGGGGttctcatgactttaaaatgcatctaggagtttatacttatatagtgtTAGAAATTTTTCACATATCCAATAGGATGTGTTACATTatgttatgtttatatttaatttatgaaataaataaaaaataatatgaaatatatattattttcattatttaaaataaaattatattatatttcaatatttttattaaattttttttttatatatttaacaatattcatgattaaaatatttaaactttataaataaaaagtttttatattaaaaaaaatttatatattatatattaatattatgttataaatatttttttagtttttcttttttaatcataaatttaatttataataaaaaaattattttgtaaaatgagtatataaaaaaataaaaaattgattaaaaaaaataattttatgatacaTAGATATACATATTCCATATCTTAGTATAAAATTAACGTATTCCATATAGaagggataaaaataaaaagactagTATCATCTGGCATGCTTTGCTACTCAATTCAATGCTGGACCTTAATATAAATAGCATTATCTTA
Coding sequences:
- the LOC117912212 gene encoding protein RTE1-HOMOLOG isoform X2; this translates as MDANADPEDHMMIERSVSQMMQIDPRRARFPCCIVWTPLPVISWLIPFIGHIGICREDGVILDFAGPNFVCVDNFAFGAVTRYIQISKEKCCISPHHPAPYRRENGRGQDETETDILTWDDALRKSTQEFQHRSYNLFTCNCHSFVANNLNRLGFYDGGWNVVNLAALIFLKGRWVSTTSMVKSFLPFAIVSALGLFFGGLTFLTFLAFFTFLLVGWFLLGTYCFKNLIHL
- the LOC117912212 gene encoding protein RTE1-HOMOLOG isoform X1, producing MVFRKQRVIRTSSIALAMDANADPEDHMMIERSVSQMMQIDPRRARFPCCIVWTPLPVISWLIPFIGHIGICREDGVILDFAGPNFVCVDNFAFGAVTRYIQISKEKCCISPHHPAPYRRENGRGQDETETDILTWDDALRKSTQEFQHRSYNLFTCNCHSFVANNLNRLGFYDGGWNVVNLAALIFLKGRWVSTTSMVKSFLPFAIVSALGLFFGGLTFLTFLAFFTFLLVGWFLLGTYCFKNLIHL